Proteins from a single region of Corynebacterium casei LMG S-19264:
- a CDS encoding FAD-binding protein, with protein MTKQLVGETPNAHSENGPFCAVKVHPGSFGTFAGIAANGQGEVLNEQGEAITGLYTAGNDRNSIMGGFYPAGGVNLGPALGFGYIIGRELAGADDYEVTGQESTL; from the coding sequence GTGACTAAACAACTAGTCGGCGAGACGCCAAACGCACACAGTGAAAACGGACCTTTCTGCGCTGTAAAGGTCCACCCAGGTAGCTTCGGTACCTTTGCGGGTATCGCAGCAAACGGCCAGGGGGAAGTCCTCAACGAGCAAGGTGAGGCAATCACAGGCTTGTACACAGCAGGCAATGACCGAAATTCCATCATGGGCGGTTTCTACCCTGCCGGTGGCGTCAATCTTGGCCCTGCGCTGGGGTTCGGCTACATCATCGGCCGCGAACTTGCAGGCGCTGATGACTATGAAGTCACCGGACAAGAATCTACGCTCTAG
- a CDS encoding TRAP transporter small permease, translated as MTEMPATPQWMGAPRRPAPLIWLSKIEEVLGALLVLLIFVLLTVQVFQRYLPVATQPWIGEISRYALMALGFILVGSLMGQGRHLSIEAIMNVGQPRFKRTVVVISSIISAVICAVLAQDSWALISSDTGQTLQITGIPMWMLYVIPFAAFVSATIQALANIVWAPFENISTIEDEALRAAADISGEHTGIETDSKEARS; from the coding sequence ATGACTGAAATGCCAGCGACACCACAATGGATGGGGGCGCCAAGACGTCCGGCACCATTGATCTGGTTATCCAAAATAGAAGAAGTACTTGGTGCTTTGCTAGTTCTTCTCATCTTTGTCCTCTTAACCGTCCAAGTCTTCCAACGCTACCTCCCAGTGGCTACCCAACCTTGGATCGGTGAGATTTCACGCTATGCGCTTATGGCGTTGGGATTTATCCTCGTCGGCTCGCTGATGGGACAGGGCCGTCATCTGAGCATCGAAGCGATCATGAATGTTGGCCAGCCTCGATTCAAGCGCACGGTGGTTGTTATTTCTTCCATCATCAGCGCGGTAATCTGCGCCGTGTTGGCGCAAGACTCCTGGGCCCTGATTTCTTCCGATACTGGACAAACCCTGCAAATTACCGGAATTCCGATGTGGATGCTCTACGTCATTCCTTTTGCAGCATTCGTGTCTGCAACCATCCAAGCGCTGGCGAATATCGTGTGGGCGCCCTTTGAAAACATCTCGACCATCGAAGATGAAGCCCTTCGTGCCGCAGCTGATATCTCAGGCGAGCACACGGGCATTGAGACTGATTCCAAGGAGGCGCGTTCATAA
- a CDS encoding IclR family transcriptional regulator: protein MANSKSGETVLERCVRVLEAFDKTHSTLTVSEISRRADLPMSTAHRMVSELVEVGLLDRTEDKRLVMGRRAWEMFARTNPVEELRFRARPVLEGIHSAVQQFTSLAVPQFEDNEVLFIERYTRFGDAKIRATQGGRMDLFDNSNGIIFLAYAPFDVLERVFSEPMVSKTDGKTYDLDVVQDQVEFARRNGYAKITNGMVRENVAYAVPLMGADGHLVAALSVVGKAEECDDDVILTVLAASGNQLSHGDKPLVLPRIPRHGR, encoded by the coding sequence ATGGCGAATTCAAAGTCTGGGGAAACGGTCCTAGAGCGTTGCGTTCGTGTCCTGGAGGCCTTCGATAAAACTCACTCCACGCTGACTGTGAGTGAGATTTCGCGCCGGGCAGATCTTCCGATGTCCACGGCGCACCGCATGGTGTCAGAGCTGGTAGAGGTGGGGCTGCTCGACCGTACTGAGGATAAGCGGCTGGTTATGGGCAGGCGTGCATGGGAGATGTTTGCGCGTACCAACCCGGTGGAAGAATTGCGCTTTCGAGCGCGTCCCGTGCTGGAGGGAATCCACTCGGCAGTCCAGCAGTTTACGTCCTTGGCGGTGCCGCAGTTTGAAGATAACGAGGTGCTGTTCATTGAGCGGTACACACGTTTCGGAGATGCCAAAATCCGTGCGACTCAAGGCGGGCGCATGGATCTTTTTGATAATTCCAACGGGATCATCTTCCTAGCGTATGCGCCTTTTGACGTTTTAGAGCGAGTCTTTTCCGAACCCATGGTGTCAAAGACCGATGGGAAAACCTATGACTTAGATGTCGTTCAAGACCAGGTCGAGTTCGCACGCCGTAATGGCTACGCGAAAATTACCAATGGCATGGTGCGTGAAAATGTTGCCTATGCGGTGCCATTGATGGGGGCAGATGGCCACCTAGTTGCGGCACTATCAGTGGTGGGTAAGGCCGAAGAGTGCGATGATGACGTTATTTTGACTGTTCTAGCGGCATCCGGAAATCAGCTTTCCCACGGCGATAAGCCTTTAGTTCTGCCGCGAATTCCGCGTCATGGACGCTAA
- a CDS encoding lyase family protein, whose amino-acid sequence MTYPFSRSTYSDIAGGDTAVHSFIGDEQFLLAIVEFEKALATAAHTSGFITDDEHVAALKAIDSYELDVAEISTLSAGGANPAIPIAKQLKALAGEVGIKGIHTGATSQDAIDTALVLVLKRGIAELLDGCTHIMRMLAGLSELHADTPIVGRTLGQAAQSMTFGLIAANWLEVLDNACQEVERASTLLPVQYGGATGTLSATHPHGLDIHDQLAQMLGLESHPRVWHTNRVPFARVASALSIVAGAIRKIAGDIVFMSASEVGELREATPGGSSSMPHKANPAAAIAADGYARRAPGLANTMLESMDSRLQRGVGSWHAEWATLRELVAVTASAQSRLYASLIGIGVNKEAMENNLIDTGTIGHTHDLIKAIIDHAEFIHRPHSEDGCSYCEPWQDPVRTRKNPSEGRNNDSAESST is encoded by the coding sequence ATGACATACCCGTTTTCACGTAGCACTTATTCGGATATTGCCGGTGGCGACACCGCTGTTCATTCTTTCATTGGAGATGAACAGTTCCTGCTGGCGATTGTGGAATTTGAAAAGGCACTTGCTACGGCAGCACATACCAGTGGTTTCATCACGGATGATGAGCATGTAGCTGCGCTTAAAGCGATTGATTCCTATGAATTAGATGTCGCGGAAATTTCGACGCTGTCGGCCGGGGGCGCAAACCCGGCTATCCCGATTGCCAAGCAGCTCAAGGCATTGGCTGGCGAAGTCGGCATAAAAGGTATTCATACTGGTGCCACGAGCCAGGACGCGATCGATACGGCGCTGGTGTTGGTCCTTAAACGCGGTATTGCAGAGCTGCTCGATGGCTGCACGCATATCATGCGTATGCTTGCCGGACTAAGCGAGTTACATGCAGATACTCCGATTGTTGGGCGGACCTTGGGCCAAGCCGCACAATCTATGACTTTCGGACTCATTGCTGCGAACTGGTTGGAAGTACTCGATAACGCATGTCAGGAAGTTGAGCGCGCAAGCACCTTACTTCCTGTTCAATACGGGGGAGCCACTGGCACTTTGTCTGCGACGCATCCGCATGGGTTGGATATCCACGATCAGCTCGCGCAGATGCTGGGGTTGGAATCACACCCACGTGTCTGGCACACCAACCGCGTGCCGTTCGCGCGAGTTGCATCTGCACTCTCCATTGTTGCGGGTGCAATTCGCAAGATAGCTGGAGACATCGTGTTTATGTCCGCATCCGAGGTCGGGGAGTTGCGCGAAGCGACCCCAGGCGGCTCGTCCTCGATGCCGCACAAGGCTAATCCAGCCGCAGCCATTGCTGCTGATGGCTATGCCCGCCGCGCGCCGGGTCTGGCCAACACCATGCTGGAGTCCATGGACTCGCGTTTGCAGCGCGGTGTGGGCAGCTGGCACGCCGAGTGGGCCACCCTGCGGGAGCTCGTTGCAGTCACAGCTTCAGCACAATCGCGGCTGTATGCCAGCCTGATCGGAATTGGCGTTAACAAAGAGGCAATGGAAAACAACCTCATTGACACCGGCACTATCGGTCACACACATGACCTCATCAAAGCCATCATCGATCACGCGGAGTTCATCCACCGGCCGCACTCCGAAGACGGCTGCTCCTACTGTGAACCGTGGCAAGACCCAGTACGCACTCGTAAGAACCCAAGTGAAGGAAGAAACAATGACTCAGCAGAATCCAGCACCTGA
- a CDS encoding sugar phosphate isomerase/epimerase and 4-hydroxyphenylpyruvate domain-containing protein — translation MRSSIATVCLSGTLAEKLRAAADAGFDGVEIFEQDLIVSPHSPEQIRERAAELGLTLDLFQPFRDLLSVEEDIFRDNLRRLESKFQLMQRLGMDQILVCSNVATATVDDDEVRVDQLRRAGELAARYGCFISYEALAWGKYVNTYQHAYDLVVKADHPNVGTCLDSFHILSRGDDPSGIADMDPDKIFFLQLADAPTMEMGILPWSRHHRVFPGEGDFDLKNFMEQVAKSGYNGPVSLEIFNDEFREAEVGRTAIDGLRSLIWLADKTATRVPDSPLELPKLADAQSPRGFDFVELRTGRLGEVTKALHQLGFRLGGYHQSKPDFQAWVQGDVRIIVEDEGSTGGATELTGLGVIVDDATAAAERATALKATPVPRMTGEDEEDLHPVFTPDGSELYFCGPGQTGRGSTWIPEFGFEPDETSSSETSDVLINSVHHIALAQPRHMAAETRLFYSSVLGLEPAVPEFIPSPAGLVHKQAIEGENVCITVSAAPEGSEQGGFFAEHYPEHIAFGSDDVFAVAQRAVRRGLKMLPIPENYYDDLAARFGLEPGFITKIKALNICYDRSSNGEYLHFYTAPLGNTFFEVAEVRGDYRGFGWADEPIRLAAQYRALRDDVRGIPR, via the coding sequence ATGCGTTCTTCAATTGCGACTGTTTGTCTATCGGGCACTCTCGCGGAAAAGCTGCGGGCTGCTGCCGATGCCGGCTTTGACGGAGTAGAAATCTTTGAACAAGACTTGATTGTCTCGCCGCATTCACCAGAACAAATTCGTGAACGTGCTGCGGAATTGGGTCTCACACTGGACTTGTTCCAGCCGTTCCGTGACTTGCTGAGCGTGGAAGAAGATATCTTCCGGGATAATCTGCGCCGTCTGGAATCCAAGTTCCAGCTCATGCAGCGTCTTGGCATGGACCAGATTTTGGTGTGCTCTAACGTGGCTACTGCCACTGTGGATGATGATGAAGTCCGCGTGGATCAGCTGCGCCGCGCCGGTGAGTTGGCTGCACGCTATGGCTGCTTCATCTCTTATGAGGCATTGGCTTGGGGCAAGTATGTTAATACTTATCAGCATGCTTATGACCTTGTGGTTAAGGCTGATCATCCGAATGTGGGCACGTGTTTGGATTCTTTCCATATTCTTTCCCGCGGTGATGATCCATCGGGGATTGCGGATATGGATCCGGATAAAATTTTCTTCTTGCAGCTCGCGGACGCTCCGACTATGGAGATGGGAATCTTACCGTGGTCACGCCACCACCGCGTATTCCCGGGCGAGGGTGATTTCGACCTGAAGAACTTCATGGAGCAGGTAGCCAAATCAGGTTATAACGGTCCAGTGTCGTTGGAGATTTTCAATGATGAATTCCGCGAGGCTGAGGTCGGCCGGACCGCGATCGATGGTCTACGCTCGCTGATTTGGTTGGCGGACAAAACTGCAACACGGGTGCCGGACTCACCGTTGGAATTACCGAAGCTGGCTGATGCTCAGTCACCACGGGGCTTTGACTTTGTGGAACTACGCACGGGGCGCCTGGGCGAAGTCACCAAGGCACTGCACCAACTGGGATTCCGTTTGGGTGGCTACCACCAGTCCAAACCAGACTTTCAAGCGTGGGTGCAGGGGGATGTTCGCATCATCGTGGAGGATGAAGGTTCCACCGGTGGCGCAACGGAGCTGACAGGCTTGGGTGTCATCGTGGATGATGCCACTGCTGCGGCAGAGCGTGCCACCGCGTTGAAAGCAACACCAGTTCCACGCATGACCGGGGAAGATGAAGAAGACCTACATCCAGTCTTTACCCCAGATGGATCTGAACTGTACTTTTGTGGACCAGGACAAACTGGCCGGGGAAGCACATGGATACCGGAGTTCGGTTTTGAACCCGATGAAACCAGTAGCTCGGAGACTTCTGACGTATTGATTAATTCTGTTCACCACATTGCTTTGGCGCAGCCACGGCATATGGCTGCGGAAACCCGTTTATTTTACTCTTCGGTTCTGGGATTGGAACCAGCTGTGCCGGAGTTCATTCCGTCGCCAGCAGGTCTGGTGCACAAGCAGGCGATTGAAGGCGAGAATGTTTGCATCACAGTGTCGGCCGCTCCGGAAGGCTCTGAACAGGGTGGTTTCTTTGCTGAGCACTACCCGGAACACATCGCTTTTGGCAGTGATGACGTCTTTGCAGTTGCACAACGCGCGGTGAGGCGTGGATTGAAGATGTTGCCCATTCCAGAGAATTACTATGATGACCTGGCAGCACGCTTCGGACTGGAACCGGGATTCATCACGAAGATTAAAGCACTCAATATTTGCTATGACCGCAGCAGCAATGGCGAATATCTGCACTTTTACACCGCGCCTTTGGGCAATACCTTCTTTGAGGTAGCTGAGGTTCGAGGGGACTACCGCGGTTTCGGCTGGGCAGATGAACCGATTCGCTTGGCCGCGCAATACCGCGCGCTGCGCGATGATGTCCGCGGAATCCCGCGCTAA
- a CDS encoding GntR family transcriptional regulator, whose amino-acid sequence MLASTIAEDLRDAIGKARYLPGDKLNEVEVAAQYDVSRNTLREAFATLAAEQLLVRIPNRGVFIATPDVEYIMDLYRARAIIKPAGALWGESLDVYYLLSVTHNSIVSLRTGDLEALDENNQKFHRALVTAAGSHTLNQEMNNLLARIRLSWLQVLPSYPSLHSKNVEENAKIAKLLTSRQRYEAAELVRTNLMINLYRILGALRTAQNARKHKCKEKQREIDISFPAAEITFEPPTLH is encoded by the coding sequence ATGCTCGCAAGCACCATTGCCGAGGATTTAAGGGATGCCATTGGCAAGGCACGCTATCTACCAGGGGACAAGCTCAATGAGGTCGAAGTTGCTGCACAATACGACGTCTCCCGTAATACTTTGCGTGAAGCATTTGCCACCCTCGCCGCCGAGCAACTTTTGGTAAGAATCCCCAACCGTGGAGTCTTCATTGCTACACCCGATGTTGAGTACATCATGGACTTATACCGTGCCCGCGCGATCATCAAACCGGCTGGCGCCCTATGGGGTGAATCCCTGGATGTCTACTACCTGCTTTCGGTGACTCACAATTCTATTGTGTCCCTAAGGACTGGTGATTTGGAAGCATTAGATGAAAATAACCAGAAATTTCACCGCGCCCTGGTGACGGCTGCGGGCTCCCATACGCTGAACCAAGAGATGAATAACCTCTTGGCACGCATACGCCTGTCCTGGTTGCAAGTTCTCCCCTCCTACCCTTCTTTGCATTCTAAGAATGTGGAAGAAAACGCCAAGATTGCCAAACTCTTGACCTCGCGTCAGCGCTATGAGGCAGCTGAGCTGGTGCGCACCAATTTGATGATCAATCTCTACCGCATTCTGGGTGCGCTTCGCACAGCGCAAAATGCTCGGAAACATAAGTGTAAGGAGAAGCAAAGGGAGATTGATATTTCCTTTCCGGCCGCGGAGATCACGTTTGAACCACCAACTCTGCATTGA
- the pcaC gene encoding 4-carboxymuconolactone decarboxylase has translation MTQQNPAPEYDNGRKAAHEVGMGNRRAVLGDAHVDASVEKMTPVTEKFQDFITRTAWGDIWQREGLDHTERRLLTIAILTAVGNDGELNMHIRAALRAGVDSEKIGEVLLHTAIYAGVPNSNHGFALLNAAVKELED, from the coding sequence ATGACTCAGCAGAATCCAGCACCTGAATATGACAACGGCCGCAAGGCAGCGCACGAAGTGGGAATGGGCAATCGCCGTGCGGTCTTAGGCGATGCCCACGTTGATGCTTCCGTTGAGAAGATGACCCCGGTGACGGAGAAGTTCCAGGACTTCATCACGCGCACCGCATGGGGCGATATTTGGCAGCGCGAAGGACTTGATCACACCGAACGCCGTCTTCTCACCATCGCTATCTTGACTGCTGTGGGCAATGACGGTGAGCTGAACATGCACATCCGTGCTGCTCTTCGCGCTGGTGTGGATTCTGAAAAGATTGGCGAGGTTCTGCTACACACCGCTATCTACGCTGGTGTTCCGAACTCGAACCACGGCTTCGCGTTGCTGAACGCGGCTGTTAAAGAACTGGAGGACTAG
- the pcaG gene encoding protocatechuate 3,4-dioxygenase subunit alpha encodes MRIDKSPNGEFRYGELAVGDQDEAEYGIMPSQTVGPYVHIGLIREGSEIVADGEDAVEITVTTIDGDGNPIADSMIEFWQPNEQGVFNSDLDPRREQPATAEGFRGLGRAFADETGTSTLKTIIPGLLDTIEGFVPAQQVEAPHIKVGVFARGMLERLYTRLYLPEFEEANAQDPVLQLVDEQRRSLLIAEKTDKGYHFDIYVQHTDPEKETPFFDIVADSEAGEAAGN; translated from the coding sequence ATGCGTATTGATAAATCTCCGAATGGGGAGTTTCGTTATGGTGAGCTCGCTGTCGGCGACCAGGATGAGGCCGAGTACGGAATCATGCCGTCGCAGACCGTGGGTCCTTATGTCCACATTGGTCTGATTCGTGAAGGCTCAGAAATTGTTGCGGATGGTGAAGACGCGGTAGAAATCACCGTCACCACCATCGACGGTGATGGCAACCCGATTGCGGACTCCATGATTGAGTTCTGGCAGCCAAATGAGCAGGGTGTATTCAACTCTGATTTGGATCCACGCCGTGAGCAGCCAGCTACTGCAGAAGGCTTCCGCGGTTTGGGCCGTGCCTTCGCCGATGAGACCGGCACTTCCACGCTCAAGACCATTATTCCTGGTCTGTTGGACACCATTGAGGGGTTTGTCCCAGCACAGCAGGTTGAGGCACCACACATCAAGGTTGGAGTCTTCGCTCGCGGCATGCTGGAGCGCCTGTACACCCGCCTGTACTTGCCGGAGTTCGAAGAGGCGAATGCTCAGGATCCGGTATTGCAGCTTGTCGATGAACAAAGGCGCAGCCTCCTTATCGCCGAAAAGACCGATAAGGGCTACCACTTTGATATCTACGTTCAGCACACCGATCCGGAGAAGGAAACCCCATTCTTCGACATCGTTGCTGATTCCGAAGCCGGCGAAGCTGCCGGAAACTAG
- the pcaH gene encoding protocatechuate 3,4-dioxygenase subunit beta, with the protein MSEQLTNVGVVDVWAPRAFPEYRTTIKRNPGNDLIMVNERLGEITGPVFGDKDLGGLDNDMTLVNGGEAIGQRILVHGKVTGWDNNPVANTLIEVWQANAAGRYRHKNDSWPAPLDPHFNGVARCLTDKDGNYSFYTIKPGAYPWGNHHNAWRPAHIHFSLYGRQFGERLVTQMYFPDDPMFFQDPIFNSVPQGERERMISVFDYDQTRENWSLGYKFDIVLRGKNSTPFE; encoded by the coding sequence ATGTCAGAGCAATTGACTAATGTCGGCGTCGTTGATGTGTGGGCACCACGAGCATTTCCGGAATACCGCACCACCATCAAACGTAACCCAGGCAATGACCTCATCATGGTCAATGAGCGCCTCGGTGAAATCACCGGCCCAGTCTTCGGTGATAAAGACCTCGGTGGCCTGGACAATGACATGACGCTTGTCAACGGCGGCGAAGCTATCGGCCAGCGCATCTTGGTCCACGGTAAGGTCACCGGCTGGGACAACAATCCAGTAGCCAACACCCTGATTGAGGTTTGGCAGGCCAATGCTGCGGGACGCTACCGCCACAAGAATGACTCGTGGCCAGCGCCACTGGACCCACACTTCAACGGTGTGGCGCGTTGCTTGACTGATAAAGACGGCAACTACAGCTTCTACACCATCAAGCCTGGTGCATACCCTTGGGGCAACCACCACAACGCGTGGCGTCCAGCGCACATTCACTTCTCCCTCTACGGCCGTCAGTTCGGTGAGCGTCTGGTTACCCAGATGTACTTCCCGGATGATCCAATGTTCTTCCAGGACCCAATCTTCAACTCGGTACCTCAAGGCGAGCGTGAGCGCATGATTTCCGTATTTGACTATGACCAGACGCGTGAAAACTGGTCCTTGGGCTACAAGTTCGACATTGTCCTGCGCGGCAAGAACTCCACCCCGTTCGAATAA
- a CDS encoding shikimate dehydrogenase, which yields MTDKTLLLGLIGHGIAQSRTPGMHEAEGLAQGIPTVYRVIDTAEEPAKSWALKDILDAARTLGFNGLNITHPHKQEVLEFLDEVDERAAKIGAVNTVVIRDGKFYGYNTDVTGFGRGLEQGLPEAKLDNVVQVGAGGAGNAVAQSLIAAGVKNLFVADLDPKRAQTLAETVKAAASEDVDSFTITGVDMADVEGYITKADGVVNATPVGMEALPGTAFDTSILKPTQWVSDVIYLPLETQLLREAKAIGCPVVDGSGMAVGQALDAFKHFTGREADTGRLRETFVAQGQ from the coding sequence ATGACAGATAAAACTTTGCTGCTTGGTCTCATTGGTCACGGCATTGCCCAGTCCCGCACCCCGGGTATGCACGAAGCTGAAGGCTTAGCGCAAGGTATTCCTACCGTGTACCGCGTGATCGATACCGCCGAGGAACCAGCGAAGTCCTGGGCACTGAAAGACATCCTGGATGCTGCGCGCACCTTGGGTTTTAACGGTCTCAACATCACCCACCCGCACAAGCAGGAAGTACTTGAGTTCCTTGATGAGGTAGATGAGCGCGCCGCGAAGATCGGCGCGGTCAACACCGTGGTCATCCGTGACGGCAAGTTCTACGGCTACAACACCGATGTCACCGGCTTTGGCCGTGGTTTGGAGCAAGGTCTTCCGGAAGCCAAGCTCGACAACGTTGTCCAGGTTGGCGCCGGTGGTGCTGGTAATGCCGTGGCACAGTCACTGATTGCAGCTGGCGTGAAGAACCTGTTTGTCGCTGACTTGGATCCAAAACGTGCACAAACCCTGGCAGAAACCGTGAAGGCAGCGGCCTCCGAAGACGTTGATTCTTTCACCATTACTGGTGTAGATATGGCCGATGTGGAGGGCTACATCACCAAGGCCGATGGCGTGGTAAATGCAACCCCAGTCGGTATGGAAGCACTTCCAGGTACAGCATTTGATACTTCTATCCTGAAGCCCACCCAGTGGGTCAGCGACGTGATTTACCTACCGTTGGAGACCCAGCTTTTGCGCGAGGCGAAGGCTATTGGCTGCCCAGTCGTCGATGGCTCAGGTATGGCAGTTGGCCAGGCTCTTGATGCTTTCAAGCATTTCACGGGCCGCGAGGCAGATACTGGGCGTCTACGTGAGACCTTCGTTGCGCAAGGTCAGTAG
- a CDS encoding TRAP transporter large permease, whose amino-acid sequence MTVAIMLIAIGILMAIRVPVALSILGPSLVYMLATGNSPGFAMRIAADGIASFPLLAVPLFILLGTVANYAGVADCLFEFAESLLHRVTGNLGYVNVFASVGFAWMSGSALADAAAMGKTLVPAMERSGFKKSFATGLTASSSLISPVMPPSIPAAIYASVAAVSTGALFAASVLPALLLAGSLLVVVALYVSRHKEDLVGPAENPRPIGEATVRVLGALLTPVIILGGILGGFFTPTEAAALGALYIMILGFIYRKLTISLLWKALRETAVTTASIMLIIAAATILGWILAREEVPQALSSMMTGNLNSPVTFLFVTAVLLLVLGAFIDATALLLITVPILLPVATEFGVDPIHFGVITILALMMGLLTPPVGTVLFVMSSVLRMPAGEVFKGVLPFLVPISIVLLLLIFFPGIVTVVPNLVGM is encoded by the coding sequence ATGACTGTCGCAATCATGCTCATTGCCATCGGTATCTTGATGGCCATCCGCGTGCCCGTCGCGCTTTCTATCCTGGGCCCCAGCTTGGTCTACATGCTGGCTACCGGAAACAGCCCGGGCTTTGCCATGCGCATTGCCGCAGACGGTATTGCCAGCTTCCCGCTTCTGGCCGTGCCGCTTTTTATCTTGCTCGGTACCGTTGCTAATTACGCCGGAGTAGCGGACTGTCTCTTCGAATTTGCAGAATCTCTGTTGCACCGCGTGACTGGCAACTTGGGCTACGTCAACGTGTTCGCTTCTGTCGGTTTTGCATGGATGTCCGGATCAGCGCTGGCTGATGCCGCGGCCATGGGCAAAACCTTGGTTCCCGCCATGGAGCGCTCTGGTTTCAAAAAGTCCTTTGCCACTGGTTTGACCGCATCTTCCTCGCTGATTTCACCGGTCATGCCGCCGTCTATCCCGGCAGCTATCTATGCTTCGGTCGCAGCCGTTTCTACCGGTGCGCTCTTCGCCGCCTCTGTGCTACCAGCATTGCTGCTGGCCGGTTCGTTACTGGTGGTGGTGGCGCTTTATGTATCGCGCCACAAAGAAGACCTCGTGGGACCAGCAGAAAATCCACGCCCCATCGGTGAAGCCACCGTTCGCGTGCTCGGTGCATTGCTGACCCCGGTCATCATCCTGGGCGGTATCTTGGGCGGTTTCTTCACCCCAACCGAGGCTGCTGCGCTGGGTGCGCTGTACATCATGATCCTTGGCTTCATCTATCGCAAACTCACCATCAGCTTGCTGTGGAAGGCATTGCGCGAGACCGCAGTGACCACCGCATCCATCATGCTGATCATTGCGGCAGCCACCATCTTGGGCTGGATTCTAGCGCGTGAGGAAGTGCCGCAGGCACTGTCTTCCATGATGACCGGCAACCTGAATTCCCCAGTGACATTCCTGTTTGTCACTGCGGTTCTGCTGCTCGTTCTCGGTGCTTTCATTGACGCTACCGCGCTGCTGTTGATTACCGTGCCAATCCTGTTGCCTGTGGCAACCGAATTTGGTGTGGACCCGATCCACTTCGGGGTAATCACCATCCTGGCACTAATGATGGGGCTTTTGACCCCACCAGTCGGCACGGTGCTTTTCGTTATGAGCTCGGTGCTGCGCATGCCAGCGGGCGAAGTATTCAAGGGAGTACTACCGTTTCTTGTCCCAATCAGCATCGTCTTGTTGCTGCTCATTTTCTTCCCTGGCATCGTCACCGTTGTCCCCAACCTGGTTGGAATGTAA